A stretch of Camelina sativa cultivar DH55 chromosome 18, Cs, whole genome shotgun sequence DNA encodes these proteins:
- the LOC104762997 gene encoding tRNA (guanine(9)-N1)-methyltransferase-like: MAAATGNDDDNGFDNQLKPESEPATINLSPPLSKNAQKKQLKQQRYEAKKAEKKAQEKEQKRKEGERKHKEWEETLANATEEERLKLIESRKSLRKERMDKRSEEREKKMERLNRAKEIGQKIVIDVDFAHLMSDSEISSLVQQIMYCYAVNGRSTSPCHLWLTGVQGKMSSELDKLPGFEKWFIEKESNCYIEAMAAQKDDLVYLSADSETVLDDLDPKHIYIIGGLVDRNRFKGITMAKAQEQGIKTAKLPIGEYLKMSSSQVTN; encoded by the exons ATGGCGGCGGCGACGGGAAATGACGACGACAACGGCTTCGATAACCAGCTTAAACCAGAATCTGAACCGGCTACGATTAACCTTTCGCCGCCTCTGTCTAAGAACGCTCAGAAGAAGCAA CTGAAGCAGCAAAGATACGAAGCGAAGAAAGCTGAGAAGAAGGCACAGGAGAAGGAGCAGAAGAGGAAGGAAGGAGAGAGAAAGCATAAGGAATGGGAGGAAACCCTAGCGAACGCGACGGAGGAGGAGAGGCTGAAGCTGATTGAATCGAGGAAGAGTCTGCGGAAGGAGAGAATGGACAAGAGAtcggaggagagagagaagaagatggagcgGCTTAATCGAGCCAAAGAAATAGGTCAAAAGATCGTCATAGATGTTGATTTTGCGCATCTCATGTCTGATTCTGAGATCTCTAGCCTCGTTCAGCAGATTATGTATTGCTATGCGGTGAATGGGAGAAGTACTTCACCTTGTCATCTATGGCTTACAGGAGTCCAAGGGAAGATGAGTTCTGAGCTTGATAAGCTTCCTGGTTTTGAGAAATGGTTCATTGAGAAGGAAAGTAATTGCTACATCGAGGCCATGGCTGCTCAGAAAGATGATTTGGTCTACCTTTCCGCTGATTCTGAAACCGTTTTGGATGATCTTGACCCCAAGCATATCTACATTATCGGTGGCTTAGTGGATCGAAACCGATTCAAAGGGATCACCATGGCCAAGGCACAAGAACAAGGCATCAAAACAGCTAAGCTTCCCATAGGAGAGTATCTGAAAATGTCAAGTTCTCAGGTAACTAACTAA
- the LOC104760124 gene encoding nuclear transcription factor Y subunit B-6-like isoform X2, translating into MERGGFHGYRKLSLGTTTPPAPEGTMRPPEFIQPNKTSNGSEEECTVREQDRFMPIANVIRIMRRILPAHAKISDDSKETIQECVSEYISFITGEANERCQREQRKTITAEDVLWAMSKLGFDDYIEPLTLYLHRYRELEGERGVSCGAGSVSMTNGLVVKRPNGNMSEYGAYGPVPGIHMAQYHYRHQNGFVFSGNEPNSKMSGSSSAASGARVEVFPTQHNKY; encoded by the exons ATGGAACGTGGAGGCTTCCATGGCTACCGCAAGTTATCCCTCGGCACCACCACTCCTCCTGCACCAG AGGGCACTATGCGTCCCCCAGAATTCATCCAGCCTAACAAAACCAGTAATGGTAGTGAAGAGGAGTGCACGGTGAGGGAGCAAGACAGGTTTATGCCTATCGCCAACGTGATACGGATCATGCGGAGGATCTTACCTGCTCACGCCAAGATCTCAGACGACTCCAAGGAGACGATCCAAGAGTGTGTCTCGGAGTACATCAGCTTCATAACAGGGGAGGCTAATGAGCGGTGCCAGCGGGAACAGCGCAAGACCATTACTGCTGAGGACGTCTTGTGGGCAATGAGCAAGCTCGGTTTTGATGACTACATCGAACCCCTCACATTGTACCTCCACCGCTACAGAGAGTTGGAGGGTGAACGAGGGGTTAGCTGCGGTGCTGGATCTGTTAGTATGACCAATGGCTTGGTGGTCAAGAGGCCTAACGGGAACATGAGCGAGTACGGAGCCTACGGGCCTGTGCCAGGGATTCACATGGCGCAGTACCATTATCGTCATCAGAACGGGTTTGTTTTCAGTGGTAACGAACCTAATTCTAAGATGAGTGGTTCATCTTCAGCAGCAAGCGGCGCCAGAGTTGAAGTATTTCCGACTCAACACAATAAGTACTGA
- the LOC104760124 gene encoding nuclear transcription factor Y subunit B-6-like isoform X1, whose amino-acid sequence MERGGFHGYRKLSLGTTTPPAPANFLVAEGTMRPPEFIQPNKTSNGSEEECTVREQDRFMPIANVIRIMRRILPAHAKISDDSKETIQECVSEYISFITGEANERCQREQRKTITAEDVLWAMSKLGFDDYIEPLTLYLHRYRELEGERGVSCGAGSVSMTNGLVVKRPNGNMSEYGAYGPVPGIHMAQYHYRHQNGFVFSGNEPNSKMSGSSSAASGARVEVFPTQHNKY is encoded by the exons ATGGAACGTGGAGGCTTCCATGGCTACCGCAAGTTATCCCTCGGCACCACCACTCCTCCTGCACCAG CTAATTTTCTGGTGGCAGAGGGCACTATGCGTCCCCCAGAATTCATCCAGCCTAACAAAACCAGTAATGGTAGTGAAGAGGAGTGCACGGTGAGGGAGCAAGACAGGTTTATGCCTATCGCCAACGTGATACGGATCATGCGGAGGATCTTACCTGCTCACGCCAAGATCTCAGACGACTCCAAGGAGACGATCCAAGAGTGTGTCTCGGAGTACATCAGCTTCATAACAGGGGAGGCTAATGAGCGGTGCCAGCGGGAACAGCGCAAGACCATTACTGCTGAGGACGTCTTGTGGGCAATGAGCAAGCTCGGTTTTGATGACTACATCGAACCCCTCACATTGTACCTCCACCGCTACAGAGAGTTGGAGGGTGAACGAGGGGTTAGCTGCGGTGCTGGATCTGTTAGTATGACCAATGGCTTGGTGGTCAAGAGGCCTAACGGGAACATGAGCGAGTACGGAGCCTACGGGCCTGTGCCAGGGATTCACATGGCGCAGTACCATTATCGTCATCAGAACGGGTTTGTTTTCAGTGGTAACGAACCTAATTCTAAGATGAGTGGTTCATCTTCAGCAGCAAGCGGCGCCAGAGTTGAAGTATTTCCGACTCAACACAATAAGTACTGA
- the LOC104762998 gene encoding uncharacterized protein LOC104762998: MELLAGDCRKRVGDDFDEDVDPFDGSDGGCGWMYGSRQSDSQGNDDALATLADLASPPQKLKPIRCGVKPPSDDRHPLDILVGTLDRLPEMGFGCFEAPLGSKIADVGQSGQLTRGIPKGDDAGAPLPLHSQFQARNRLSWDGVSLSSSVDSDSDSSPDVRKTVAGKRKRETRVNLEQFLEKLVGSMMKRQEKMHNQLIKVMEKMEGERIRREEAWKQQVIERMQQNEEARKQEMARSLSIITFIKSVIGDEIEIPKPSVFPQLLQQILPEQCED; the protein is encoded by the exons ATGGAGCTTCTCGCCGGCGACTGTCGGAAACGAGTCGGCGACGACTTCGACGAAGACGTTGACCCTTTTGATGGCTCAGATGGTGGTTGCGGGTGGATGTACGGTAGCCGTCAATCGGATTCTCAAGGAAACGACGACGCTTTGGCTACGCTCGCAGACTTGGCCTCCCCTCCTCAGAAACTCAAACCTATCAGGTGTGGCGTTAAGCCTCCGTCGGATGATCGTCATCCTCTCGATATTCTCGTCGGAACCCTAGATAGGCTGCCGGAGATGGGGTTTGGCTGCTTCGAAGCTCCCTTGGGATCGAAGATTGCTGACGTTGGGCAAAGTGGTCAATTGACTCGTGGGATTCCAAAGGGTGATGATGCTGGTGCTCCTCTTCCCCTCCATTCGCAGTTTCAAGCTCGCAATCGCCTCTCTTGGGATGGTGTCTCTCTCAG CTCCTCTGTTGATAGCGATAGTGACTCATCCCCTGACGTCCGCAAGACCGTCGCGGGCAAAAGAAAGCGGGAAACAAGGGTCAATCTGGAGCAATTCTTGGAGAAGTTGGTGGGGAGTATGATGAAGCGGCAGGAGAAGATGCATAACCAGTTGATTAAGGTGATGGAGAAGATGGAAGGCGAGAGGATACGCCGCGAGGAAGCTTGGAAGCAACAGGTAATTGAGAGGATGCAACAGAATGAAGAGGCTCGGAAGCAAGAGATGGCACGCAGCTTGTCTATCATCACTTTCATCAAAAGCGTTATTGGTGACGAGATCGAGATCCCTAAACCCTCCGTGTTCCCGCAGCTACTCCAGCAGATTCTTCCCGAGCAATGTGAAGAC
- the LOC104760126 gene encoding nudix hydrolase 2-like isoform X2 has translation MMMSCRLAKSFSFIRLFFLRSSNNKNNGSRLRFPQFPADAFSAFRSSRYRSVMSASSSSSSSSNPMSREDATLLPSVEDKYGGVRTEMTHPMDPSLFSSLLRASLSNWTLQGKKGVWIKLPKHLIGLAETAVKEGFWFHHAEKDYLMLVYWIPKDVHTLPANASHRVRIGAYVINHYKEVLVVQEKTGRFQGQSFWKFPTGVVNEGEDIHDGSVREVKEGTGVDTEFVQILAFRQTHKAFLEKSDLFFVCMLKPLSLEINAQESEIEAAQWMPWEEYTKQPFVQNNELLRYMIDICSAKTDGGYEGFTPIRVSAPDQQGNLYYNTRDLHSGH, from the exons atgatgatgagttGCCGTTTGGCGAAAAGCTTTAGTTTTATCAGATTGTTCTTCTTGCGTAGTagtaataataagaataatggGAGTCGTCTTCGTTTTCCTCAATTCCCGGCTGATGCGTTCTCTGCGTTTCGCAGTTCGAGGTACAGATCCGTGATGtctgcttcttcctcctcctcctcctcttcaaaCCCCATGTCCCGTGAGGATGCTACACTCCTCCCATCCGTTGAAGACAAGTACGGTGGCGTCAGGACCGAGATGACTCATCCCATGGatccttctctcttctcctcacTTCTCCGTGCCTCTCTCTCTAACTGGACTCTtcag GGCAAGAAAGGAGTGTGGATCAAATTGCCAAAGCACCTTATCGGTCTTGCTGAAACTGCTGTTAAG GAGGGATTCTGGTTTCATCACGCCGAGAAAGACTACTTGATGCTTGTGTATTGGATTCCCAAAGATGTCCATACGCTTCCTGCCAATGCATCTCACCGTGTTCGCATAGGTGCCTATGTCATTAACCACTACAAAGAG GTGCTGGTCGTTCAAGAGAAGACAGGACGATTTCAAGGCCAAAGTTTCTGGAAGTTCCCCACCGGAGTAGTGAATGAG GGTGAAGATATCCATGATGGCTCAGTCAGAGAGGTGAAAGAAGGGACTGGA GTGGACACAGAATTCGTCCAAATATTGGCGTTCAG ACAAACACACAAAGCCTTCCTTGAAAAGTCAGATTTGTTCTTCGTGTGCATGTTAAAGCCCCTTTCTTTGGAAATCAATGCACAAGAGTCAGAGATTGAGGCAGCTCAG TGGATGCCTTGGGAGGAATACACAAAGCAACCATTTGTACAGAATAATGAACTCTTGAGGTATATGATAGACATTTGCTCTGCTAAAACCGACGGAGGCTACGAAGGCTTCACTCCTATTCGTGTCTCGGCGCCTGATCAACAAGGAAACTTGTACTACAACACCCGCGACTTACATTCGGGTCATTGA
- the LOC104760126 gene encoding nudix hydrolase 2-like isoform X1 — MMMSCRLAKSFSFIRLFFLRSSNNKNNGSRLRFPQFPADAFSAFRSSRYRSVMSASSSSSSSSNPMSREDATLLPSVEDKYGGVRTEMTHPMDPSLFSSLLRASLSNWTLQGKKGVWIKLPKHLIGLAETAVKEGFWFHHAEKDYLMLVYWIPKDVHTLPANASHRVRIGAYVINHYKEVLVVQEKTGRFQGQSFWKFPTGVVNEGEDIHDGSVREVKEGTGVDTEFVQILAFRQTHKAFLEKSDLFFVCMLKPLSLEINAQESEIEAAQENLVQWMPWEEYTKQPFVQNNELLRYMIDICSAKTDGGYEGFTPIRVSAPDQQGNLYYNTRDLHSGH; from the exons atgatgatgagttGCCGTTTGGCGAAAAGCTTTAGTTTTATCAGATTGTTCTTCTTGCGTAGTagtaataataagaataatggGAGTCGTCTTCGTTTTCCTCAATTCCCGGCTGATGCGTTCTCTGCGTTTCGCAGTTCGAGGTACAGATCCGTGATGtctgcttcttcctcctcctcctcctcttcaaaCCCCATGTCCCGTGAGGATGCTACACTCCTCCCATCCGTTGAAGACAAGTACGGTGGCGTCAGGACCGAGATGACTCATCCCATGGatccttctctcttctcctcacTTCTCCGTGCCTCTCTCTCTAACTGGACTCTtcag GGCAAGAAAGGAGTGTGGATCAAATTGCCAAAGCACCTTATCGGTCTTGCTGAAACTGCTGTTAAG GAGGGATTCTGGTTTCATCACGCCGAGAAAGACTACTTGATGCTTGTGTATTGGATTCCCAAAGATGTCCATACGCTTCCTGCCAATGCATCTCACCGTGTTCGCATAGGTGCCTATGTCATTAACCACTACAAAGAG GTGCTGGTCGTTCAAGAGAAGACAGGACGATTTCAAGGCCAAAGTTTCTGGAAGTTCCCCACCGGAGTAGTGAATGAG GGTGAAGATATCCATGATGGCTCAGTCAGAGAGGTGAAAGAAGGGACTGGA GTGGACACAGAATTCGTCCAAATATTGGCGTTCAG ACAAACACACAAAGCCTTCCTTGAAAAGTCAGATTTGTTCTTCGTGTGCATGTTAAAGCCCCTTTCTTTGGAAATCAATGCACAAGAGTCAGAGATTGAGGCAGCTCAG GAGAACTTGGTGCAGTGGATGCCTTGGGAGGAATACACAAAGCAACCATTTGTACAGAATAATGAACTCTTGAGGTATATGATAGACATTTGCTCTGCTAAAACCGACGGAGGCTACGAAGGCTTCACTCCTATTCGTGTCTCGGCGCCTGATCAACAAGGAAACTTGTACTACAACACCCGCGACTTACATTCGGGTCATTGA
- the LOC104760126 gene encoding nudix hydrolase 2-like isoform X3: MMMSCRLAKSFSFIRLFFLRSSNNKNNGSRLRFPQFPADAFSAFRSSRYRSVMSASSSSSSSSNPMSREDATLLPSVEDKYGGVRTEMTHPMDPSLFSSLLRASLSNWTLQGKKGVWIKLPKHLIGLAETAVKEGFWFHHAEKDYLMLVYWIPKDVHTLPANASHRVRIGAYVINHYKEVLVVQEKTGRFQGQSFWKFPTGVVNEGEDIHDGSVREVKEGTGVDTEFVQILAFRQTHKAFLEKSDLFFVCMLKPLSLEINAQESEIEAAQTFALLKPTEATKASLLFVSRRLINKETCTTTPATYIRVIDLQQSSPHRF; encoded by the exons atgatgatgagttGCCGTTTGGCGAAAAGCTTTAGTTTTATCAGATTGTTCTTCTTGCGTAGTagtaataataagaataatggGAGTCGTCTTCGTTTTCCTCAATTCCCGGCTGATGCGTTCTCTGCGTTTCGCAGTTCGAGGTACAGATCCGTGATGtctgcttcttcctcctcctcctcctcttcaaaCCCCATGTCCCGTGAGGATGCTACACTCCTCCCATCCGTTGAAGACAAGTACGGTGGCGTCAGGACCGAGATGACTCATCCCATGGatccttctctcttctcctcacTTCTCCGTGCCTCTCTCTCTAACTGGACTCTtcag GGCAAGAAAGGAGTGTGGATCAAATTGCCAAAGCACCTTATCGGTCTTGCTGAAACTGCTGTTAAG GAGGGATTCTGGTTTCATCACGCCGAGAAAGACTACTTGATGCTTGTGTATTGGATTCCCAAAGATGTCCATACGCTTCCTGCCAATGCATCTCACCGTGTTCGCATAGGTGCCTATGTCATTAACCACTACAAAGAG GTGCTGGTCGTTCAAGAGAAGACAGGACGATTTCAAGGCCAAAGTTTCTGGAAGTTCCCCACCGGAGTAGTGAATGAG GGTGAAGATATCCATGATGGCTCAGTCAGAGAGGTGAAAGAAGGGACTGGA GTGGACACAGAATTCGTCCAAATATTGGCGTTCAG ACAAACACACAAAGCCTTCCTTGAAAAGTCAGATTTGTTCTTCGTGTGCATGTTAAAGCCCCTTTCTTTGGAAATCAATGCACAAGAGTCAGAGATTGAGGCAGCTCAG ACATTTGCTCTGCTAAAACCGACGGAGGCTACGAAGGCTTCACTCCTATTCGTGTCTCGGCGCCTGATCAACAAGGAAACTTGTACTACAACACCCGCGACTTACATTCGGGTCATTGACCTTCAACAGAGCAGTCCTCATAGATTCTAA
- the LOC104760126 gene encoding nudix hydrolase 2-like isoform X4 — protein MSASSSSSSSSNPMSREDATLLPSVEDKYGGVRTEMTHPMDPSLFSSLLRASLSNWTLQGKKGVWIKLPKHLIGLAETAVKEGFWFHHAEKDYLMLVYWIPKDVHTLPANASHRVRIGAYVINHYKEVLVVQEKTGRFQGQSFWKFPTGVVNEGEDIHDGSVREVKEGTGVDTEFVQILAFRQTHKAFLEKSDLFFVCMLKPLSLEINAQESEIEAAQENLVQWMPWEEYTKQPFVQNNELLRYMIDICSAKTDGGYEGFTPIRVSAPDQQGNLYYNTRDLHSGH, from the exons ATGtctgcttcttcctcctcctcctcctcttcaaaCCCCATGTCCCGTGAGGATGCTACACTCCTCCCATCCGTTGAAGACAAGTACGGTGGCGTCAGGACCGAGATGACTCATCCCATGGatccttctctcttctcctcacTTCTCCGTGCCTCTCTCTCTAACTGGACTCTtcag GGCAAGAAAGGAGTGTGGATCAAATTGCCAAAGCACCTTATCGGTCTTGCTGAAACTGCTGTTAAG GAGGGATTCTGGTTTCATCACGCCGAGAAAGACTACTTGATGCTTGTGTATTGGATTCCCAAAGATGTCCATACGCTTCCTGCCAATGCATCTCACCGTGTTCGCATAGGTGCCTATGTCATTAACCACTACAAAGAG GTGCTGGTCGTTCAAGAGAAGACAGGACGATTTCAAGGCCAAAGTTTCTGGAAGTTCCCCACCGGAGTAGTGAATGAG GGTGAAGATATCCATGATGGCTCAGTCAGAGAGGTGAAAGAAGGGACTGGA GTGGACACAGAATTCGTCCAAATATTGGCGTTCAG ACAAACACACAAAGCCTTCCTTGAAAAGTCAGATTTGTTCTTCGTGTGCATGTTAAAGCCCCTTTCTTTGGAAATCAATGCACAAGAGTCAGAGATTGAGGCAGCTCAG GAGAACTTGGTGCAGTGGATGCCTTGGGAGGAATACACAAAGCAACCATTTGTACAGAATAATGAACTCTTGAGGTATATGATAGACATTTGCTCTGCTAAAACCGACGGAGGCTACGAAGGCTTCACTCCTATTCGTGTCTCGGCGCCTGATCAACAAGGAAACTTGTACTACAACACCCGCGACTTACATTCGGGTCATTGA
- the LOC104760125 gene encoding nuclear transcription factor Y subunit B-2-like, with translation MGDSDRDSGGGQNGNNQNGQSSLSPREQDRFLPIANVSRIMKKALPANAKISKDAKETMQECVSEFISFVTGEASDKCQKEKRKTINGDDLLWAMTTLGFEDYVEPLKVYLQRFREIEGERTGLGRPQTGGEPGEHQGDAAGFYGGGGMQYHQHHQFLHQQNHMYGATGGGSNGGAGAASGRART, from the coding sequence ATGGGGGATTCCGATAGGGATTCCGGTGGAGGGCAAAACGGGAACAACCAGAACGGACAGTCCTCGTTGTCTCCCAGGGAGCAAGACAGGTTCTTGCCGATCGCTAACGTCAGCAGGATCATGAAGAAGGCCTTGCCCGCCAACGCCAAGATCTCCAAAGATGCCAAAGAGACCATGCAGGAGTGTGTCTCCGAGTTCATCAGTTTCGTCACCGGGGAAGCCTCCGATAAGTgtcagaaggagaagaggaagaccaTCAACGGCGACGATTTGCTCTGGGCTATGACCACTCTAGGGTTTGAGGATTATGTTGAACCATTGAAAGTTTACTTGCAGAGGTTTAGGGAGATCGAAGGGGAGAGGACTGGACTCGGGAGGCCACAGACTGGTGGTGAGCCCGGAGAGCATCAGGGCGATGCTGCTGGTTTCTACGGTGGTGGTGGGATGCAGTATCACCaacatcatcagtttcttcacCAGCAGAACCATATGTATGGAGCCACAGGTGGCGGTAGCAACGGTGGTGCTGGAGCTGCCTCCGGTAGGGCAAGAACTTAA